CGGACACCGGCGGAACGGAACGGGAGGGGCCGCGTCCCGCCCCGGACCGGACCGCCGGGTCAGGAGGAGGGAAGGCCGTCGTGTAATCGAATGGATCCTGCATGGTCAACACCCTGCGGAGTCGGGGTTCCGGGACACGGCGACACCACGGCCGGTGCGTACGGATCCCTCCATCAGGCCCAAGGCGGCGTCCGGGTCTCCGTGCCGGCGGGGCCTGCCGGGCACACCCGCGAGGACGGGCCGGTCCGGTTCAGCCCCCGGCCAGTGGGGAGGCCGGCTTGGGGAAACCCCCGAGCCCGATCTCGGGGACGGTGATCCCTCCGTCGACGAAGAGCGCGTGCCCGCTCACGTAGGAGGCCGCCGGTGACGCGAGGAAGAGCGTGGCACCGGCGATCTCGTCCGTGGTGGCCCACCGTCCCAGCGGGACGTGGCTGGTGAGCCAGTCGGACAACGCGCCGTACCCGGTGGCGAAGGCGGTCATGTCCGTGCGGGTCCAGCCGGGGCAGACGGCGTTGACGCGGACGCCCTGGCGTGCCCAGCCCACGGCGAGGCTGCGGACGAGTGAGAGCTGCGCGGCCTTGGCCGCTCCGTACGCCTCCAGCGCCGGCAGGGACGCCACCCCGGCGATGGACGACATGAGGATCAGGCTCCCCCGGCCGGAGGAGACCAGGTGGTCGTGGGCGGCGCCGGCGAGTGCCGCGGTGGCGCTGAGGTTGACCGCGATGACGCTGTTCCAGTCCTCCGGGTCCGCGCGGTGCAACGGCTCCAGCAGCACCGCGCCGTCCTCGCCGTGGGGCAGGACACCGGCGTTCAGGACGACGACGTCGAGCCCGCCCAGCCCGGCCGCGGCCCGCTCCACCAGACCGGTGGCCACCTCGGGAAGCGCGAGGTCGCCGTCGAGGGCGACGGCTTTCCTCCCGCGCTCCTCGACGGCCGCCACGGTGGACCGGAGGGCGGGGAGGGTACGGGCCGCGACGGCGACGTCGCAGCCCGCCTCCGCCAGTGCCTCGGCGACCGCCTTCCCGATGCCCCGGGAGGCGCCGGTGACCAGAGCCCGGCCCCCGTCCAGACGGAAACGGTCCAGCACACTCATCGGTGTTCCTTTCCGGCGGCCGGGAGCCGCACCGGCAGAACCCGGCCGTCCCGTACGAGGTGCCCCGCCGCGGACCGGGCGGTACACGAGCGACGCGACTTGTCCTGACGCCCACTGAACCAAGCCGGGCGGCATCCGGCGGGTGGGGCGGGGTCACGACTCCGGTGCACCGGGGGCGACTTTGCGCGTTCGTGAACTTCCCGGCCCGGGAGCCGCCACCAGGACGTCCCCGGTCCGGAGGGCGGACCGCGCCGCTGCCCCGGGGCACGCCCGCGCGGCTCCTGCCGCAGTTCACCCCCTCGCGTCCGGCAGATGGGTACGGTCGGACCGTCCCCGTCCTCCACCCCCGACCGAGGAGCTCCCATGGAAGACGAGCAGGACCACCCCCTTCTCGTCCGGGCCCGCCGTCTCTCGGAAGTCCTGCTGGCCCCCGCCGCCCAGCGCGTCGACCAAGACGGCCTCCCCGCCGCCCATCTGGACGAGCTGCGCGCCTCCGGACTGCTGGGGGCGAGCGCTCCGCAGGCGTACGGGGGGGCCGGAGTCCCCGACGCGGTCGCCCGGGACATCCAGGAGGCCCTGGCCACCGGCTGCTGCACGACCTGGTTCGTGCAGGCCCAGCACCAGTCCCCGCTGCGGCTGCTCGCCGCGTCGGACAGCCCGGCGAAGGAGCGGCTGCTTCCGGAGCTGGCGAGCGGCAGGGTGATGGCGGGCGTCGCGTACGCCCATGTCCGCTCGTTTCCCCGGGTTCCGGTGCGGGCCACAGCCGACCGCGGTGGCTGGCGGTTCGACGGCACCGTCCCCTGGTACACCGGCTGGAAGCTGAACGACGTGATGCTGCTGGCCGGGATCGACGCCGACGACGAGGTGGTCTTCGCGTTCACCGAGGCCGGGGGACAGCCCGGGCTGCGCGCGTCGGAGCCCCTGCGGCTGGTCGCCGTTTCCTCCTCCCGCACGGTCTCCCTGCGGCTGGACGGCCTGTGGGTGCCGCCGGAGTCCGTCGTCCTGCGGGTGCCGAGGGAGCGTTGGGCCGTTACGGACCTGGCGCACGCCTCCCACGTCTCGCCCGCCGTGTTCGGCGTCGCCGAGGCCGCTCTGCGGTTGCTGGAGGAGACCGGTGCGGAGGCCGCCGCGACCGCGCGCGGTCTGCGGGCCGAACTGGCCCTGGTCCGGCGGCACGCCTATGCCCTGGCCGACCGGCCGGAACCGGACCACGGTGTTCCCGAGCGCACCGCTCTGCGGCTGCGCGCTCTCGACCTGCTGCGCACGGTGACCACCGCGGTGGTCGTCGCGGGAGGCGGCCGTACGACCGGCCTGGACCATCCGGCACAACGACTGGCCAGAGAGAGCCTGTTCCTGCTCGTCCAGGGACAGACGGCGCCGGTCCGCCGGGCGCACCTGGCGTCCCTGGCCCCGGGGCCGGGCGCCGCCGCCCCGCCCTGAGTCCCCGTCGTCCCGAGTCCCCGCCGTCCCGAGTCTTCCCGTCCGAGTGCACGGAGGTGCGTCACGATGCAGGAGCGGTTCCAGAGCGTCCGGAGGCAGGAGCCCGGCGGCACACCAGGCCTTCCGGAACCGGGTGTCGAGGTGTCCGCCGCTCAGGCCGGAGTGGGGCACCCGGGCGACGTCCTTCTCGTCCACGACGCCGTACTGCCGAACGGGCTCTCCTTCCGCGTCCGGGTCCCCGGCGCACACGACCTGTTCGGCGACCGGGGCAGCGGTGGTCTCCCGGACGACGCCTTCCTGCTCCGGTCTGTGGTGGAGCAGTGCGCGTACGCGACCCTTCAGCACACGGGGCTGCTGCGGCCCGGGGAGGTCCCACTGAACACGTCGTCGAGCAGCCGTGTCCTGACCGCCCCGCCGCTGCGGCGCTTCCAGGGGGAGCTGCTGGCGACATGCCTCGTCGAACAGCTCCGGACCAGCCGGACGGGACGCACCCGACGTGTGGCCGCTTCGTGCGTCCTGCGGTCGCCGGACGGCCGGGTGGTGGCGGACGGCGAGACCGGCGCCGGGGTCCTCGAACGCGCCCTGTACCGGGCCTGGCGGGGCGCCGGGGTGGTCCGGGCGGGAAACCTGCCGCCTGTTCAGGACGGGGCCCGTGCCCGTACCGGAAGGGTCAGGTCCCTGCCCGGGAACCAGGTCCTGGCCCGGGCCGGGCGCGAGGACGGAGGCGACGCGCACGCGGTGCTGCGCCTGTCCGGCCCTCATCCCTACCTGCTGCCCGCGTCCGCGGACCATGTGACGGGGAGGCTGTTCGCGGAGGCGGCCCGGCAGCTCGTGCTCGGTGTGTGCGGGCCGTACACCGGGCTGCGCGCGCTGCATCTGTCGTTCCTCCGGCTGTGCACCCTGGAGGAGTCCGTGCGGGTGCGCGCTGTTCCGTGCTCCGGGCCGCGGGCGTCCGACCGGTGGCGTGTCCTTTTCTCCCAGGCGGGCGCCACGGTGTGCGCCGGACACGTCGAGGCGGACGTCCCGGAGGGGCGGGAGCGGCGGACACGGCACCGGGACGGGTGACCCGGGGCGGGTGGCCCGGGACGGACGGTCCGGGACGGCCGCGCCCTGTGGGTGCCCGAAGACAGGGGCCGCCGTACCTGCGGACGCGCCGTGGACACCGTCCGCTTCTCACTCCCGCCTCCCGCGCGGAGGGCCGCCGGCCGTGCTTCGCCGTCCCCGTTTCCCTTCCGTCCGGCCGGGCATCACAGGAACGAGGCAGCCGTGAACCGGCCGGAGCGCCGGTCACCACGACGGAACCGTTGTCGCTCGTCCCGCGGCCGCGCCCGGCCGGGGACCGAGCAGACCCGACCGAGGAGTGCCATGGCGCACGAACCTGTTTCCCGATGCCCGGTGCTGGACGTCTCGGGGCGCTCCCTCCACGCGGACGCGGCGGCGTTGCGGTCCGAGGCGCCCGCCGTGCGGGTCCTGCTGCCCGGTGGCGTCACGGCGTGGGCGGTGACCCGGTACGACGTCATCAGGGCGCTGACCTCCGACCCCCGCGTCTCCCGCGACTTCGCGCGGCACTGGCCCGGGCGGAGCGAGGTGCCCGACGGCTGGCCGCTGGCCGCGGTCACCTTCCAGCAGAACTTCCTGAACACCTACGGAGCCGAACACCGCATGCTGCGCGGTCTGGTCGCGCCCTCGTTCTCCCCCCGACGCGTCTCGGCCATGCGTCCGGGCATCGAAGCGGTGGCGGAACGGCTCACGAACGCGTGGGCGGCGCTCGGTCCAGGAGAAGCGACCGATCTACGCGCCACCTACGCACTGCCGCTCACCATGACGGTGATCTGCGAGCTGTTCGGGGTGCCCGAGCACCTGCGGGGGCCCCTGGGCGCGGCCATCGACCGGGCCGCCGACACCGCGGCCTCGCCCGAACAGGCCCTTGCCGTTCACGCGGAGATCGACGCGCGCCTG
This DNA window, taken from Streptomyces nitrosporeus, encodes the following:
- a CDS encoding SDR family NAD(P)-dependent oxidoreductase, which translates into the protein MSVLDRFRLDGGRALVTGASRGIGKAVAEALAEAGCDVAVAARTLPALRSTVAAVEERGRKAVALDGDLALPEVATGLVERAAAGLGGLDVVVLNAGVLPHGEDGAVLLEPLHRADPEDWNSVIAVNLSATAALAGAAHDHLVSSGRGSLILMSSIAGVASLPALEAYGAAKAAQLSLVRSLAVGWARQGVRVNAVCPGWTRTDMTAFATGYGALSDWLTSHVPLGRWATTDEIAGATLFLASPAASYVSGHALFVDGGITVPEIGLGGFPKPASPLAGG
- a CDS encoding acyl-CoA dehydrogenase family protein encodes the protein MEDEQDHPLLVRARRLSEVLLAPAAQRVDQDGLPAAHLDELRASGLLGASAPQAYGGAGVPDAVARDIQEALATGCCTTWFVQAQHQSPLRLLAASDSPAKERLLPELASGRVMAGVAYAHVRSFPRVPVRATADRGGWRFDGTVPWYTGWKLNDVMLLAGIDADDEVVFAFTEAGGQPGLRASEPLRLVAVSSSRTVSLRLDGLWVPPESVVLRVPRERWAVTDLAHASHVSPAVFGVAEAALRLLEETGAEAAATARGLRAELALVRRHAYALADRPEPDHGVPERTALRLRALDLLRTVTTAVVVAGGGRTTGLDHPAQRLARESLFLLVQGQTAPVRRAHLASLAPGPGAAAPP
- a CDS encoding AfsA-related hotdog domain-containing protein, translated to MSAAQAGVGHPGDVLLVHDAVLPNGLSFRVRVPGAHDLFGDRGSGGLPDDAFLLRSVVEQCAYATLQHTGLLRPGEVPLNTSSSSRVLTAPPLRRFQGELLATCLVEQLRTSRTGRTRRVAASCVLRSPDGRVVADGETGAGVLERALYRAWRGAGVVRAGNLPPVQDGARARTGRVRSLPGNQVLARAGREDGGDAHAVLRLSGPHPYLLPASADHVTGRLFAEAARQLVLGVCGPYTGLRALHLSFLRLCTLEESVRVRAVPCSGPRASDRWRVLFSQAGATVCAGHVEADVPEGRERRTRHRDG